The Toxorhynchites rutilus septentrionalis strain SRP chromosome 3, ASM2978413v1, whole genome shotgun sequence genome includes a region encoding these proteins:
- the LOC129780264 gene encoding guanine nucleotide-binding protein subunit beta-2 has product MPPKEDPEITALKKELNDLVTKIKDEQKKAADCTLQEKCSDMGDVPKVRISTKKFLKGHINKVNSVHFAGDSRHCVTGSLDGKLIIWDTWTGNKVQVIPLRSAWVMSVAYADSGNFVACGGMDNMCTVYDLNNRDAQGNAKIVRELMGYEGFLSSCRFLDDTHIITGSGDLKICVWDLQAGKKTSEFDAHAGDVVSISMSADKNTYVTGSVDRTCKLWDVRESTPKQTFFGHEADVNSVCYHPSGFGFATGSEDKTARLFDFRSDQQIGHYEPPNKSSGFTSCALSLSGRYILCGSDDNNIHIWDTMKGQHNGALSGHENRITSICMAPNGMALASCSWDQNVRVWV; this is encoded by the exons ATGCCACCAAAGGAGGATCCAGAAATTACCGCTCTGAAGAAAGAACTTAACGATCTGGTGACGAAAATTAAG GACGAACAGAAGAAAGCGGCCGATTGCACGCTACAGGAGAAATGCTCCGATATGGGCGATGTCCCCAAGGTGCGTATCAGCACAAAGAAGTTCCTCAAAGGTCACATCAACAAGGTTAATTCCGTGCACTTTGCTGGTGATTCCCGGCACTGCGTCACGGGTTCGTTGGATGGCAAACTCATCATCTGGGACACCTGGACCGGCAACAAGGTACAGGTCATTCCcctccgatcggcctgggtcaTGAGTGTTGCCTATGCGGATTCGGGAAACTTCGTAGCATGCGGCGGTATGGACAACATGTGCACCGTTTACGATTTGAACAACCGCGATGCCCAGGGCAACGCCAAGATTGTGCGTGAGCTGATGGGCTACGAGGGATTTTTGAGTTCGTGTCGTTTTCTTGACGATACCCACATAATCACCGGCTCGGGAGATTTGAAGAT CTGTGTCTGGGATCTACAAGCGGGCAAGAAGACATCCGAGTTCGATGCGCACGCTGGTGATGTGGTATCAATTTCAATGAGCGCGGACAAAAACACTTACGTTACCGGTTCTGTGGATCGCACTTGTAAGCTGTGGGACGTCCGAGAGTCGACTCCCAAGCAAACATTCTTTGGCCATGAGGCCGATGTGAATAGTGTTTGT TACCACCCGAGTGGTTTTGGATTCGCTACTGGATCAGAAGATAAAACTGCACGACTGTTCGACTTCCGATCGGATCAACAAATTGGACACTATGAGCCACCGAACAAAAGTAGTGGATTTACTTCTTGTG CACTATCACTTAGTGGAAGATACATTCTTTGTGGATCGGATGACAACAACATACACATCTGGGACACAATGAAGGGACAGCATAATG GTGCCCTTAGCGGCCACGAGAATCGTATCACATCCATCTGTATGGCTCCAAACGGAATGGCATTGGCTTCCTGCAGCTGGGACCAAAACGTACGCGTATGGGTTTAA
- the LOC129780267 gene encoding immunoglobulin domain-containing protein oig-4-like: MKSSVKLTILVCLVILLLLVEDTMARRGRGRGRTKSRMQIGLPITGKYRDPESDQYYNNNNGAKITLASHFDYEYVLGHKIAFLCVARGTPRPTITWFKDGVEIFSHLYLHVHEWYIGKDKVKSKIEIDPATQMDAGVYECTADNMYSIDRRSFKTDFSIAFD, encoded by the exons ATGAAATCCTCAGTGAAACTGACAATCCTCGTTTGTCTAGTTATTCTTCTCCTCTTGGTAGAAGATACGATGGCTCGCCGAGGTCGTGGTCGAGGACGAACAAAATCAAGG ATGCAAATCGGTTTGCCAATTACAGGAAAGTACCGAGATCCGGAATCTGATCAGTATTATAACAATAATAAC GGTGCCAAAATTACTCTTGCGTCACACTTCGACTATGAATACGTTCTGGGGCATAAGATAGCGTTTCTTTGTGTGGCGCGCGGTACACCGAGACCAACGATCACATGGTTCAAGGACGGAGTGGAAATCTTCAGCCATCTCTATCTGCAT GTCCACGAGTGGTACATTGGTAAGGACAAGGTGAAATCCAAGATAGAGATCGATCCTGCAACGCAAATGGATGCGGGGGTGTACGAGTGCACTGCGGATAATATGTATTCGATTGATCGAAGGAGTTTCAAGACGGACTTCTCAATTGCCTTTGATTAG
- the LOC129780260 gene encoding uncharacterized protein LOC129780260: MTSLPKHNTALMRVALQREAARSYREKRESDAISYSAEALCVEIHRKFDNHSRKLTVNVSLGSLVDEIELTESNEAECYEPAEGFERILQCCRQLPEQWTVFQIHKTYTPRWNQLTHQQLLEEKTSLEIVLFTYPNSELLDGRPVLIRLEPPEDPEFFPLVSSIPVKIKGLLTDEINTGSMRQEEMDTIIGNVINRLAGWLGPWIVLFSGKFSSPKDQQLEAEIFNRVEDFSITNKLSKRDQILISLVARRLDMISMEAIYRFCCEMVRSESQLKELFRFLSVLKESKFGANQSFSCFPCLMIVDELLDSYPWEMMNTNQEFSRLGSFRILRQLYETHKDGIKNGYLRVSAKNCHNIINPDKSLVKMSARLQAFYKQWYPEFKLIVDQPPTDSEFTSILHEADVMIYNGHGSGLQFIDGDTILQHDIKSLIFLFGCDSVRLFPNGLFSEMSGSHLYYNIAKCAAVVGALWVLTDFYTDYYSILLVANWIPTASPSLRDYSVYDLDPTAFKHGTLQLVKKSKLQCRELGDDNLLALMTQFRRRNRLPKRIRCAMVCRGLPVINSTF, from the exons ATGACTTCATTACCGAAACACAACACAGCGCTTATGAGGGTCGCGCTGCAGCGAGAAGCTGCGCGATCCTATCGCGAGAAGAGAGAATCTGATGCGATTTCTTATTCAGCAGAAGCGCTTTGTGTGGAGATTCATAGGAAATTCGACAATCATAGCCGCAAATTGACGGTGAATG TGTCTCTCGGATCCCTGGTCGATGAGATTGAATTGACTGAGTCAAATGAAGCTGAATGTTATGAACCCGCAGAGGGTTTCGAGAGAATACTTCAATGCTGTCGGCAGCTACCGGAACAATGGACCGTCTTTCAAATACACAAAACATACACCCCTCGGTGGAACCAGCTCACACATCAGCAATTGCTCGAGGAGAAGACTTCCCTTGAGATTGTGTTATTCACATATCCAAACTCGGAGCTTTTAGACGGACGACCTGTGTTAATTCGCCTAGAACCGCCAGAGGATCCTGAGTTTTTCCCTCTTGTTTCCTCTATTCCCGTAAAGATAAAAGGCCTGCTGACGGATGAGATAAACACCGGTTCAATGCGACAGGAAGAAATGGATACCATCATTGGCAACGTGATAAATCGTTTGGCAGGCTGGCTTGGACCGTGGATCGTTCTGTTCAGTGGGAAATTTAGTTCGCCCAAGGATCAACAGCTGGAAGCGGAAATCTTCAACCGGGTGgaggatttttcaatcaccaaCAAACTCAGCAAGAGGGATCAGATTTTGATATCACTCGTGGCAAGACGGTTGGACATGATTAGTATGGAAGCGATTTACCGCTTCTGCTGCGAAATGGTAAGGAGTGAAAGTCAGCTGAAGGAATTGTTTAGATTCCTGTCGGTGCTGAAAGAAAGCAAGTTTGGGGCGAATCAAAGTTTCAGCTGCTTCCCGTGTTTGATGATAGTGGATGAACTGCTCGATAGTTACCCGTGGGAGATGATGAATACGAATCAGGAATTTAGTCGGTTGGGATCTTTTCGGATACTGAGGCAACTTTACGAGACACATAAGGATGGTATCAAAAACGGATACCTAAGGGTGTCTGCGAAAAATTGTCATAACATAATAAATCCCG ACAAAAGCTTGGTGAAAATGAGTGCTCGACTGCAAGCATTCTACAAGCAATGGTATCCTGAATTCAAATTGATTGTTGATCAACCTCCGACGGATTCGGAATTCACTTCCATACTTCACGAAGCTGATGTTATGAT TTACAACGGTCATGGGAGCGGCTTGCAGTTCATTGACGGGGACACAATTCTTCAGCATGACATAAAGAGTTTGATATTCCTGTTTGGTTGTGATTCGGTGCGGCTCTTCCCAAATGGATTGTTCAGTGAAATGTCCGGGAGCCATCTATACTACAACATTGCCAAATGTGCTGCCGTGGTTGGTGCCCTATGGGTGCTGACCGATTTCTACACCGATTACTATTCGATACTGCTAGTGGCGAATTGGATTCCCACGGCCAGCCCCTCGCTCCGTGATTATTCCGTTTATGATTTGGATCCTACCGCGTTCAAGCATGGAACGCTGC AACtagtgaaaaaatcaaaactgcaGTGCCGTGAATTGGGTGATGATAATTTGCTCGCGCTGATGACACAATTCCGTCGACGTAATCGTCTCCCGAAACGCATACGATGTGCAATGGTCTGCCGAGGTTTGCCAGTCATTAATTCCACCTTCTGA
- the LOC129780262 gene encoding putative ATP-dependent RNA helicase SoYb, whose translation MACAQDQDNDNDLIRITHYINPHNFWFKHDSAYLYNAEEQKFLLELNEYCESTYTRGKIAESYIPHRQGELVAVFYFQQARWIRAEVDEIQQELGGQIHCNLWAIDEGIPVRTNCRYIKPLPERFAGMSTNVRHGGLEGILPAESAYDYLQGCSVTKIIQVWSQGVARVFESCIEEAVSIKFYNLHRHQVTGIDMYFGTMTITSHQNVTNNATDLLKKAGGKMVMLVDNAEFYDKLPYLKTLHMQRFEDNEQRENTKYHTNTFRPEYSRSAVRSTGKIRSGNTDIIEQAREKFFEWDKRNTASSIVTTHRSHQDYDEIPQSVVSHGPSQHRKPTDEHELVYTELINESLSDDEGDLPKSNIRNSAPMSQLTGNSSSNKGAIQGNTSIKQANKDFHNNNCVKTSDVMSALQKIKLRRQTPNQRTSSDKQSAVGSHRSSVGATSTLNIVPAGFCLGNVEFTDGSVVLGEKNTAPDKRRFTKEIPDRNSAVGARNWGTTNSKTVINKAKYNNYGEERVSTSFGKKINRETVMKPTEPSDDDEEQW comes from the exons ATGGCCTGTGCACAGGATCAAGATAACGATAATGATTTGATTCGTATCACACATTATATCAATCCACATAATTTTTGGTTCAAACATGATTCTGCGTATTTGTACAACGCCGAAGAGCAAAAATTTCTGTTGGAATTGAACGAGTACTGTGAAAGCACTTATACTAGGGGGAAAATTGCGGAATCATACATCCCGCACCGTCAGGGCGAGTTGGTAGCGGTGTTTTACTTCCAGCAAGCACGCTGGATCCGGGCAGAAGTGGATGAAATTCAGCAGGAACTCGGTGGCCAGATTCATTGCAACTTGTGGGCAATCGATGAAGGGATCCCGGTGAGGACAAACTGCAGATATATTAAACCACTTCCCGAGAGATTTGCAGGAATGAGCACTAATGTACGACACGGAGGACTTGAGGGAATACTGCCCGCAGAATCG GCTTATGATTATTTGCAAGGATGTAGCGTTACCAAAATAATTCAGGTATGGAGTCAAGGCGTGGCACGCGTTTTTGAGAGTTGTATTGAAGAAGCAGTATCAATTAAGTTCTATAATCTTCATCGGCATCAAGTGACAGGGATCGATATGTACTTTGGCACAATGACCATTACATCTCATCAGAATGTTACCAATAATGCTACAGATTTGCTGAAGAAGGCAGGGGGGAAAATGGTGATGCTTGTAGATAACGCGGAGTTCTATGATA AACttccatacttgaaaacatTGCACATGCAGCGCTTCGAGGATAACGAGCAACGAGAGAACACGAAATACCATACAAATACATTTCGTCCAGAATATTCACGAAGTGCGGTGCGGTCCACGGGGAAGATACGCTCCGGAAACACTGATATAATTGAACAAGCTCGCGAGAAGTTTTTCGAATGGGATAAACGTAATACGGCGTCTTCCATAGTTACTACACATAGATCTCACCAAGATTACGACGAGATACCTCAGAGTGTAGTATCTCATGGACCGTCTCAACATAGAAAACCAACAGACGAACACGAGTTAGTATACACCGAACTAATTAACGAGTCGTTATCCGACGATGAAGGTGATCTTCCTAAAAGTAATATTAGAAATTCAGCTCCAATGAGCCAATTAACGGGTAATTCGTCGTCAAATAAAGGTGCCATTCAAGGAAACACATCAATCAAGCAAGCCAACAAAGATTTTCACAACAATAACTGCGTGAAAACATCCGACGTAATGTCAGCCTTGCAGAAGATAAAATTACGACGTCAAACTCCGAATCAACGGACATCTTCGGACAAACAGAGCGCAGTTGGCTCCCATAGATCATCCGTTGGAGCAACCTCGACGCTGAACATTGTTCCGGCCGGTTTCTGCTTGGGGAACGTGGAGTTCACGGACGGATCGGTTGTGCTTGGTGAAAAAAACACTGCGCCAGATAAACGACGATTCACGAAGGAAATTCCCGATCGTAATTCGGCGGTAGGGGCGAGGAATTGGGGGACGACGAATTCGAAGACCGTCATTAATAAAGCGAAA